Proteins encoded in a region of the Paramagnetospirillum magneticum AMB-1 genome:
- a CDS encoding UDP-glucose 4-epimerase family protein, with amino-acid sequence MRVLVTGANGFVGQPLCRRLAELGHHVAGAVRGQPYLPDCVERRPAGRLVADGNWSAALEGMQAVVHLAARVHVMHDASHDPLAEFRAANGAGTLRLAEQAAQAGIGHLVFLSSIKANGEETTHTPFGPLNAAPVDPYGISKLEAEQGLAEIAARTGLAVTVLRPPLVYGPGVKGNFRALIRLVNRGLPLPLGCCTHNRRSLIGLGNLVDAIRAVLDQPPHPGQCRVFTLCDAEAPSTADLVRSLARALGRPARLLPIPVGLMRLGAGLLGKGAAIQRLTASLEVDGSALAAAIGWVPPETLDEGLTATARWWRNKES; translated from the coding sequence ATGAGAGTCCTGGTCACCGGTGCCAATGGCTTCGTTGGGCAGCCCCTGTGCCGGCGGCTGGCCGAGCTGGGCCACCATGTCGCCGGCGCGGTGCGAGGCCAGCCCTATTTGCCCGATTGCGTCGAGCGCCGCCCGGCCGGACGACTGGTCGCCGACGGGAATTGGAGCGCAGCCCTCGAGGGAATGCAGGCGGTGGTGCATCTGGCTGCCCGCGTCCATGTGATGCACGACGCCTCCCATGATCCTCTGGCCGAGTTCCGTGCCGCCAATGGGGCGGGGACCCTGCGGCTGGCCGAGCAGGCGGCCCAGGCCGGAATCGGCCATCTGGTGTTCCTCAGCTCCATCAAGGCCAATGGCGAGGAGACCACCCACACGCCGTTCGGCCCCCTGAACGCCGCCCCAGTGGACCCCTATGGCATCTCCAAGCTGGAGGCCGAGCAGGGTCTGGCCGAGATCGCGGCGCGCACCGGACTGGCGGTGACGGTACTGCGCCCGCCCCTGGTCTATGGTCCGGGGGTCAAGGGCAACTTCCGCGCGCTGATCAGGCTGGTGAATCGGGGCCTGCCGCTGCCGCTGGGCTGCTGCACCCATAACCGCCGCTCGCTGATCGGGCTGGGCAATCTGGTGGACGCCATCCGCGCCGTGCTGGACCAGCCTCCCCATCCCGGGCAATGCCGGGTCTTCACCCTGTGCGACGCCGAGGCTCCCAGCACCGCAGATCTGGTGCGCAGCCTCGCCCGGGCGCTGGGCCGCCCGGCCCGCCTGCTGCCCATACCCGTCGGGCTGATGCGCCTGGGCGCCGGCCTGCTGGGCAAGGGCGCCGCCATCCAACGACTGACCGCCTCGCTGGAGGTGGATGGCTCCGCCCTGGCGGCGGCCATCGGCTGGGTGCCGCCCGAGACCCTGGACGAAGGACTGACCGCCACCGCCCGATGGTGGCGGAACAAGGAGAGTTAA
- the asnB gene encoding asparagine synthase (glutamine-hydrolyzing) gives MCGLAAIFAYQSKAPPVQGDELAVVRDAMRLRGPDGAASWISPDGRVGLAHRRLAIIDLSPAGAQPMTSADGRLALVFNGEIYNYRALRAELESLGTVFRSHTDTEVILEGWRHWGRDVLSRLRGMFALALWDNEARGMLLARDPLGIKPLYMADQGGCLRVASQVKALLAGGSVDTTPDPAGHAGFFLWGHVPEPHTLYRAIQALPAGSWLWRDEAGGRDEGRFFDLGQELAAADEKSFDIDILHEALADSVKAHLEADVPVGLFLSGGLDSTTLAALVREAAEGPVKSITLGFSEFQGGAQDEVPLAERVAAHYRLNHTTSRVTAADFAQARDQLLAHMDQPSVDGVNTWFVARAAARSGLKVALSGLGGDELFAGYDSFAQIPRLAGALGPLRPLRGLGTLLRMALSPWIGRFASPKTAGLLEWGTSFGDAYLLRRALFMPWELPRVMDSDMAREGWKALQAPSRLEAATAGISSARLKVSALEAGFYMRNQLLRDSDWAGMAHSLEIRVPLVDVDLLRAVLPLVRGPRPPGKRDMAACARPALPPELLDRPKTGFFVPVAQWLGASSLRGWARQVHGAFQA, from the coding sequence ATGTGCGGTCTGGCCGCCATCTTCGCCTATCAGTCCAAGGCTCCCCCGGTTCAGGGTGACGAACTGGCCGTTGTCCGCGACGCCATGCGACTGCGCGGTCCCGACGGCGCCGCCAGCTGGATCTCGCCCGACGGCCGGGTCGGGCTGGCCCACCGGCGCCTGGCCATTATCGACCTATCCCCGGCCGGGGCGCAGCCCATGACCAGCGCCGACGGGCGCCTCGCCCTGGTGTTCAACGGCGAGATCTATAATTACCGGGCCTTGCGGGCCGAGCTGGAAAGTCTGGGTACCGTCTTCCGCTCCCACACCGATACCGAGGTGATCCTGGAGGGTTGGCGCCATTGGGGCCGGGACGTGCTGTCCAGGTTGCGCGGCATGTTCGCCCTGGCGCTCTGGGACAACGAGGCCAGGGGCATGTTGCTGGCCCGCGATCCCTTGGGGATCAAGCCCCTGTACATGGCCGACCAGGGCGGTTGCCTGCGGGTCGCCTCCCAGGTCAAGGCGCTGCTGGCCGGCGGCAGCGTCGACACCACCCCCGATCCCGCCGGTCATGCCGGCTTCTTCCTGTGGGGCCATGTGCCCGAGCCTCACACCCTGTATCGGGCTATCCAGGCCTTGCCGGCCGGCTCGTGGCTGTGGCGCGACGAAGCGGGCGGGCGCGACGAAGGCCGCTTCTTCGACCTGGGCCAGGAGCTGGCGGCGGCCGACGAAAAAAGTTTCGATATCGATATATTGCATGAGGCTCTGGCCGATAGCGTCAAGGCCCATCTGGAAGCGGACGTGCCGGTGGGCCTGTTCCTGTCGGGCGGGCTGGATTCCACCACCCTGGCGGCCCTGGTGCGCGAGGCGGCCGAGGGGCCGGTGAAGTCCATCACCCTGGGCTTCTCCGAATTTCAGGGCGGCGCCCAAGACGAAGTGCCCCTGGCCGAGCGGGTGGCGGCCCATTACCGCCTGAATCACACCACCAGTCGGGTGACGGCGGCCGATTTCGCCCAGGCGCGGGATCAATTGCTGGCCCATATGGACCAGCCCAGCGTCGACGGGGTCAATACCTGGTTCGTGGCCCGCGCGGCGGCCCGGTCGGGCCTGAAGGTGGCGCTGTCGGGCCTGGGCGGCGATGAACTGTTCGCCGGCTATGATTCCTTTGCCCAGATTCCCCGTCTGGCCGGAGCCTTGGGACCCCTGCGGCCCCTGCGCGGCCTGGGGACGCTGCTGCGCATGGCGCTGAGCCCGTGGATCGGCCGCTTTGCTTCGCCCAAGACGGCGGGGCTGCTGGAGTGGGGCACCAGCTTCGGCGACGCCTATCTGCTGCGCCGCGCCCTGTTCATGCCCTGGGAACTGCCCCGGGTGATGGATTCCGACATGGCGCGGGAGGGCTGGAAGGCTCTCCAGGCTCCGTCCCGGCTGGAGGCGGCCACCGCCGGCATTTCGTCGGCGAGGCTGAAGGTGTCGGCGCTGGAAGCCGGTTTCTACATGCGGAACCAGTTGCTGCGCGACAGCGACTGGGCGGGCATGGCCCATTCCCTGGAAATTCGCGTGCCGCTGGTGGATGTGGACCTGCTGCGCGCCGTGCTGCCCCTGGTCCGTGGCCCCCGTCCGCCGGGCAAGCGCGACATGGCCGCCTGCGCCCGTCCGGCCCTGCCGCCCGAATTGCTGGACCGTCCCAAGACCGGATTCTTCGTTCCCGTGGCGCAATGGCTGGGGGCCTCCAGTCTGCGCGGTTGGGCACGTCAGGTGCACGGGGCCTTTCAGGCATGA
- a CDS encoding polysaccharide deacetylase family protein: MSLRRVAAPLALAAWRATGFLRPNPPGAVRMLILHDVPRVQFPALAELIAGLQRNAGLITPAQAEARLGGHAPPDGKAPVLLTLDDGFLSNFLVAREILDPQGIKALFFVCPGLVDMKQADRIAAIGTNVFRGRRGAEGLDLMDWEQLKELAASGHEIGCHSARHVALAGLQAGVLEGEVGGAKARMAAVLGRVSSWFAFPFGDVASIDGAALGAIGRHFALCRSGVRGLAHAGSHPLALPAESVDLGAPPALRLLAAEGGMAPLYGGRLRRLEGMAP; encoded by the coding sequence ATGAGCCTGCGCCGCGTCGCCGCGCCTCTGGCCTTGGCCGCCTGGCGAGCCACGGGCTTTCTCCGCCCCAATCCGCCCGGCGCGGTACGCATGCTGATCCTGCACGACGTGCCCAGGGTGCAATTTCCTGCCCTGGCAGAGCTCATTGCCGGACTGCAACGAAATGCTGGCCTGATCACGCCCGCTCAAGCCGAAGCCCGTTTGGGCGGGCACGCGCCCCCCGATGGCAAGGCTCCGGTCCTGCTGACCCTCGACGACGGTTTCCTTTCCAATTTCCTTGTGGCCCGGGAGATTCTGGACCCGCAGGGAATCAAGGCGCTGTTCTTCGTCTGCCCCGGATTGGTGGATATGAAGCAGGCGGATCGGATCGCGGCCATTGGCACCAATGTCTTTCGTGGAAGACGCGGCGCCGAGGGCCTGGACCTGATGGATTGGGAACAGCTCAAGGAGTTGGCCGCGTCGGGTCACGAGATCGGCTGTCACTCGGCTCGGCATGTTGCCCTGGCCGGGCTCCAGGCGGGGGTGCTGGAAGGCGAGGTCGGGGGCGCCAAGGCCCGCATGGCGGCGGTTTTAGGGCGGGTGTCGTCCTGGTTCGCCTTTCCCTTCGGCGATGTGGCCAGTATCGATGGCGCTGCCCTCGGAGCCATCGGCCGGCATTTCGCCCTTTGCCGGTCAGGCGTGCGCGGCTTGGCCCATGCCGGCAGCCACCCGCTGGCCCTACCGGCGGAATCAGTGGATTTGGGGGCTCCGCCCGCACTGCGCCTGCTGGCTGCCGAAGGTGGGATGGCCCCCCTCTATGGCGGCCGTCTGCGCCGTCTGGAGGGGATGGCGCCATGA
- a CDS encoding MraY family glycosyltransferase, protein MAESGQAALWAALTTFAASLGATRAVLAWLRHRQILDHPNERSSHSLPTPRGGGLAVTPVTVAALILAAFAVGGQPTFLAAGALVLMAISWVDDRKGLAPLPRFLTQAAIVAASLIGLGPDALAFKGVLPLWADRLLIGLGWLWFVNLYNFMDGIDGITGVESVAIGLGLAAVAALAGLGGLLPPALIIAAAALGFLVWNWHPARIFLGDSGSIPLGFLLGGLLVQLAVSGQLAAALILPAYYLADATITLLWRLKDGERVWQAHRRHFYQRAVRGGQSHARVSLLILGGNVVLAGAALLAALGHTVPAVMLALLAVAGVLGQMTRWAGGIRR, encoded by the coding sequence ATGGCGGAGAGCGGACAGGCGGCCCTGTGGGCGGCGCTGACCACCTTCGCCGCCAGTCTGGGCGCCACCCGCGCCGTGCTGGCTTGGCTGCGCCACAGGCAGATCCTCGACCATCCCAACGAGCGCTCCAGCCACAGCTTGCCCACCCCCCGGGGTGGCGGGCTGGCGGTCACGCCGGTCACCGTGGCGGCGCTGATCCTGGCTGCCTTTGCCGTCGGCGGCCAGCCCACGTTCCTGGCGGCCGGGGCCCTGGTGCTGATGGCCATCTCCTGGGTGGATGACCGCAAGGGGCTGGCCCCCCTGCCGCGCTTTCTGACCCAGGCCGCCATCGTCGCCGCCAGCCTGATCGGCCTCGGCCCCGACGCCCTAGCGTTCAAGGGGGTGCTGCCCCTGTGGGCGGACCGCCTGCTGATCGGCCTGGGCTGGCTGTGGTTCGTCAATCTCTACAATTTCATGGACGGCATCGACGGCATCACCGGCGTGGAGAGCGTCGCCATCGGCCTGGGGCTGGCCGCCGTGGCCGCGCTGGCCGGCCTGGGCGGGCTGCTGCCGCCCGCCCTGATCATCGCCGCCGCCGCCCTGGGCTTCCTGGTGTGGAACTGGCATCCGGCCCGCATCTTCCTGGGTGATTCCGGGTCCATTCCGCTGGGCTTCCTGCTGGGCGGGCTGCTGGTGCAGCTGGCCGTCTCCGGACAGCTGGCCGCCGCCCTGATCCTGCCCGCCTATTACCTGGCCGACGCCACCATCACCTTGCTGTGGCGCCTCAAGGACGGCGAGCGCGTCTGGCAGGCCCATCGCCGCCATTTCTACCAGCGCGCCGTGCGCGGCGGCCAAAGCCATGCCCGGGTATCGCTGCTGATCCTGGGCGGCAATGTGGTGTTGGCGGGCGCCGCCCTGCTGGCCGCCCTCGGCCATACCGTCCCGGCGGTGATGCTTGCACTGCTGGCGGTGGCGGGCGTGCTGGGGCAGATGACCCGTTGGGCGGGAGGAATCCGCCGATGA
- a CDS encoding radical SAM protein — MTKFVCDHPWTHFEVNNPNGTVTMCCDNNTALGNVSRDSITEIWNGEAYQDIRRQMRDRGAHAICPHTCPVLHGGKGYQRLTWTNELEEGGPARANAELNQTEFAEGALSLQSLPRWMRFTYSFACNLDCYHCFQREDATQNQKLPQSFLDEVAGLAKVFQVIFPFGGEPFLFKPVLKFLSETETDPGCRYFFVTNATLLDEKIFAQLRQKKLGLIAVSLDAADDATFGDLRKRGRKAEWSVVMDNLKQLQALKQEQGFTFTVSMTVNSRNYDQIERFIDLALSVDAEPLVSLVANPYETYAFQKEFLHFEPRQFAVMFEQIDRSLPKLQGRGFAEAEAFLRQLSACLREHRSGANALAHFAIRKACRTAFHKLPPLLRQPIRDMVQHMRNRKLKRLFQP, encoded by the coding sequence ATGACCAAGTTCGTATGCGATCATCCCTGGACCCATTTCGAGGTCAACAATCCCAACGGCACCGTGACCATGTGTTGCGACAACAACACCGCCTTGGGCAATGTCAGCCGGGATTCCATCACGGAGATTTGGAACGGCGAAGCCTATCAGGACATCCGCCGCCAGATGCGCGACCGCGGCGCCCACGCCATATGCCCGCATACCTGCCCGGTGCTGCATGGCGGCAAGGGCTATCAGCGTCTGACCTGGACCAATGAACTGGAAGAGGGCGGTCCGGCGCGGGCCAATGCCGAGCTGAACCAGACGGAATTCGCCGAGGGCGCCCTCAGCCTCCAGTCGCTGCCCCGCTGGATGCGCTTCACCTATTCCTTCGCCTGCAACCTGGACTGCTATCATTGCTTCCAGCGCGAGGACGCCACCCAGAATCAGAAGCTGCCGCAATCCTTCCTGGATGAGGTGGCCGGTCTGGCCAAGGTCTTCCAGGTGATCTTCCCCTTCGGCGGCGAGCCGTTCCTGTTCAAGCCCGTCCTGAAATTCCTGTCCGAGACCGAGACAGACCCGGGTTGCCGCTATTTCTTCGTGACCAACGCCACCTTGCTCGATGAGAAAATTTTCGCCCAGCTACGCCAGAAGAAGCTGGGCCTGATTGCGGTTTCTCTCGACGCCGCCGACGACGCCACCTTTGGCGATCTGCGCAAGCGCGGGCGCAAAGCCGAATGGTCGGTGGTGATGGACAACCTGAAGCAGCTTCAGGCGTTAAAGCAGGAACAGGGCTTCACCTTCACGGTCAGCATGACCGTCAACAGCCGTAATTACGACCAGATCGAGCGCTTCATCGACCTGGCCTTGTCGGTTGATGCCGAGCCCCTGGTCAGTCTGGTGGCCAATCCCTACGAGACCTATGCCTTCCAGAAAGAATTCCTGCACTTTGAACCCAGGCAATTCGCCGTGATGTTCGAGCAGATCGACCGCAGCCTGCCCAAACTGCAGGGCCGGGGCTTCGCCGAGGCAGAAGCCTTTCTCAGGCAGCTCTCCGCCTGCCTCAGGGAGCATCGCTCCGGCGCCAATGCCCTCGCCCATTTCGCCATCCGCAAGGCATGCCGCACCGCTTTTCACAAGCTCCCGCCGCTATTGCGCCAGCCCATTCGGGACATGGTCCAGCACATGCGCAACCGCAAGCTGAAACGCCTGTTTCAGCCTTAG
- a CDS encoding lipid II:glycine glycyltransferase FemX, whose translation MSGVLSPTTLDQMAWEAALAGFAGASLLQSWAYGAAKVDEGGWDLERLDYREAGTLSGMAQVMVRRLPLGLGGLAWINRGPLVAAGHDPAPIFAALRRWFGRRGFYLRVAPALADQVTPPGFRPAGRPGWASALLDITPEEADLRKGLHGKWRNTLNKAEREGPAISGAETDLADFLAGYGRFLAERSVPTTVTPALLAALHRHSLEHLRPLAYVARHQDEVVGGVLMARYGKGAEYLAGYGTEAGRRLGVGQALLWRGLVDVKRRGAEFLDLGGLDPLRTPAGIRDFKEGVRGVPYRLAEELECLGPNPLARLVRRKVARSLALADGAPS comes from the coding sequence ATGAGCGGCGTGCTTTCCCCCACCACCTTGGATCAGATGGCCTGGGAAGCGGCTTTGGCGGGCTTCGCGGGCGCCAGTCTCCTGCAAAGCTGGGCCTATGGCGCCGCCAAGGTGGACGAGGGCGGCTGGGACCTGGAGCGGCTGGACTACAGGGAGGCCGGCACCCTGTCGGGTATGGCCCAGGTGATGGTCCGGCGCCTGCCCTTGGGATTGGGCGGCCTAGCCTGGATCAACCGGGGTCCGCTGGTGGCGGCCGGTCATGATCCTGCCCCGATATTTGCGGCCCTGCGCCGGTGGTTTGGCCGCCGGGGCTTCTATCTGCGTGTCGCACCGGCTTTGGCCGATCAAGTCACCCCGCCGGGGTTTCGTCCGGCTGGGCGACCGGGCTGGGCTTCGGCCTTGCTGGATATCACCCCCGAAGAGGCCGATCTGCGCAAGGGCTTGCATGGCAAGTGGCGTAACACTCTTAACAAGGCGGAACGGGAAGGACCCGCGATCTCGGGCGCCGAGACCGATCTTGCCGATTTTCTGGCCGGCTACGGTCGCTTTCTGGCGGAACGCAGTGTTCCGACCACCGTGACGCCGGCCTTGTTGGCCGCTCTTCATCGCCATAGCCTGGAGCATTTGCGCCCTTTGGCTTATGTGGCCCGTCACCAGGATGAGGTGGTGGGCGGCGTCCTGATGGCACGCTATGGAAAAGGCGCCGAATATCTGGCGGGGTATGGAACCGAGGCCGGGCGGCGCCTGGGCGTCGGTCAGGCGCTGCTGTGGCGGGGGCTGGTGGATGTGAAGCGGCGGGGCGCGGAGTTTCTCGATCTGGGCGGCCTGGACCCCTTACGGACTCCGGCCGGCATCCGGGATTTCAAGGAAGGGGTGCGCGGCGTTCCCTATCGGCTGGCCGAGGAACTGGAATGCCTGGGACCTAATCCCCTGGCTCGGCTGGTGCGCCGCAAGGTGGCCCGCAGTCTCGCCCTGGCCGATGGGGCGCCGTCATGA
- a CDS encoding DegT/DnrJ/EryC1/StrS family aminotransferase — protein sequence MITGAPLPSWRELGALLGDAADGSKAAAAWTLPTDKAVWFSRSAHSLEAIAASWQCRHGRLPRLWVPDYFCNASLGPVRRGGISLTFYPVGLDLAPDWEECRRLALAEAPDLFLAVHYFGLPMDMAAALEFCRHEGALLIEDCAHVLSPGPGLGESGTFVLWSPHKHLAVPQGGLVVCRDPDEGVAPSSGPSPAMRGWLIKRLVQKLAPGWLLPPATRQGPQHFADDPPEGVVSQTPSLAPQALALLAAVLPALPRVAARRRQNALALLEVLKRMPDWESLFDPGLVTPYRLVMRCRSPDIAAQRFDLYRSQGIPVESWPDLAPEVGAKPEYHARALALRWHLLCFPVHQGLDAAELTRRCAEAGKGKSA from the coding sequence ATGATCACCGGTGCGCCGTTGCCGAGTTGGAGGGAGCTGGGCGCGCTGCTGGGCGATGCCGCCGACGGGAGCAAGGCAGCTGCGGCCTGGACTCTGCCCACGGACAAGGCCGTCTGGTTTTCCCGCTCGGCCCATTCCCTGGAGGCCATTGCGGCCTCCTGGCAGTGTCGCCATGGCCGCCTGCCCCGGCTTTGGGTCCCGGACTATTTTTGCAACGCCAGCCTGGGGCCGGTGCGCCGGGGTGGAATTTCCCTGACCTTCTATCCCGTGGGCCTGGATCTCGCGCCCGATTGGGAGGAGTGTCGCCGCCTTGCCCTGGCCGAGGCGCCGGATCTGTTCCTGGCCGTGCACTATTTCGGTCTGCCCATGGACATGGCAGCCGCTCTCGAATTCTGCCGCCACGAGGGCGCCTTGCTGATCGAGGATTGCGCCCATGTCCTGAGCCCGGGGCCGGGGCTGGGGGAAAGTGGGACGTTCGTGCTGTGGAGCCCGCACAAGCATCTGGCAGTGCCCCAGGGGGGGCTGGTGGTGTGCCGCGACCCCGACGAAGGCGTTGCACCCTCCTCCGGACCGTCGCCTGCCATGCGTGGCTGGCTGATCAAGCGACTGGTTCAGAAGCTGGCGCCCGGCTGGCTGCTGCCGCCAGCCACGCGCCAAGGTCCCCAGCACTTCGCGGATGATCCGCCCGAGGGCGTGGTGTCCCAGACTCCGTCCCTTGCCCCGCAGGCCCTGGCCTTGCTGGCCGCCGTCCTACCTGCCCTGCCCCGGGTGGCGGCGCGGAGGCGGCAGAATGCCCTGGCCTTGCTGGAGGTCCTGAAGCGGATGCCGGATTGGGAGTCGCTTTTCGACCCCGGTCTGGTCACGCCCTACCGGCTGGTCATGCGGTGCCGGTCGCCGGATATCGCCGCCCAACGTTTTGATCTCTACAGAAGCCAGGGCATTCCGGTGGAAAGCTGGCCCGATCTGGCGCCGGAGGTCGGGGCAAAGCCGGAATACCATGCCCGCGCCCTGGCCTTGCGGTGGCATCTGCTGTGCTTTCCCGTGCATCAGGGCCTGGACGCGGCGGAGTTGACCCGCCGATGCGCCGAGGCCGGAAAGGGCAAATCCGCCTAA
- a CDS encoding bi-domain-containing oxidoreductase: MKQVIQSTRSGKLSLKQVPDPRVRAGHVLVATRASLISAGTERMVIDFARKSLAAKASARPDLVRKVLDKARRDGLISTFKAVMARLDEPLPLGYSAAGTISAVGAGLEGAFTTGQRVAMAGAGLANHAELNVVPRNLVAAIPDDVTDEEAAFGTVGSIAMAGMRSLGAQLGDVVAVLGVGLVGQLAVQLLALQGARVVALDVNPQRLALAKAMGAELTWVLGEHGLTEAVAALTGGIGCDSVLIAAATDSSEPLALAAELARDRAKVVLVGKTGTEFDYAAYMKKELTLSVSRSYGPGRYDEDFESRGVKYPVGWVRWTEAENLRECVRLMSPSLPRRLDVGALITHRFAFDDAESAYQLVTGGAEPHLGVVLGYGDHSAGRAEARVFPAAKAPAGRCVMGVIGAGNFARTVLLPELVRLPNVEFRTLCTQRGQTAEHGQQTFGFANATTDVDLVLNDPAINAVLVATRHGNHAEMTARVLEAGKSVLVEKPLALDREQLNRVITARQGSPGFFTIGFNRRFAPLTLKARAHLARHPGPKVLMLRVNAGALPAESWVNAAEEGGGRVLGELCHFMDLARTLAGSPIATVQAESAAVTHGGCDDLSVTLTFKDGSLATIVYTAQGDTAHSKERFECFAGGTVAVIDNFLTLSITQGGRTRTEKSLGQDKGHRAELDAFTRAVATGGPAPADEAELIETSLATIAVLESLRDGRRVSLED; this comes from the coding sequence ATGAAGCAAGTCATCCAAAGCACCCGCAGCGGCAAGCTCTCCCTGAAGCAGGTCCCCGACCCCAGGGTCCGGGCCGGTCATGTCCTGGTCGCCACCCGGGCCTCGCTGATCAGCGCCGGCACCGAGCGCATGGTCATCGATTTCGCCCGCAAAAGCCTGGCCGCCAAGGCCTCGGCCCGCCCCGACCTGGTGCGCAAGGTGCTGGACAAGGCGCGGCGCGACGGGCTGATCTCCACCTTCAAGGCGGTGATGGCCCGCCTGGATGAGCCCTTGCCCCTGGGGTATTCCGCCGCCGGCACCATCTCGGCGGTGGGAGCCGGGCTGGAGGGCGCCTTCACCACCGGCCAGCGGGTGGCCATGGCCGGAGCCGGTCTGGCCAATCACGCCGAACTCAACGTGGTGCCGCGCAATCTGGTGGCTGCCATTCCCGACGACGTCACCGACGAGGAGGCCGCCTTCGGCACGGTGGGCTCCATCGCCATGGCCGGCATGCGCTCGCTGGGGGCGCAACTGGGCGACGTGGTGGCGGTGCTGGGCGTCGGGCTGGTGGGACAGTTGGCGGTTCAGTTGCTGGCGCTGCAGGGCGCCCGGGTCGTCGCGCTCGATGTCAATCCGCAACGACTGGCCCTGGCCAAGGCCATGGGCGCCGAACTGACCTGGGTGCTGGGCGAGCACGGCCTGACCGAGGCGGTGGCGGCGCTGACCGGCGGCATCGGCTGTGATTCCGTGCTGATCGCCGCGGCCACCGACTCGTCGGAACCTCTGGCCCTGGCCGCCGAACTGGCCCGCGACCGCGCCAAGGTCGTGCTGGTGGGCAAGACCGGCACCGAATTCGACTATGCCGCCTATATGAAGAAGGAGCTGACGCTTTCCGTGTCGCGCTCCTATGGTCCCGGCCGCTATGACGAGGATTTCGAATCCCGCGGCGTCAAGTACCCCGTGGGCTGGGTGCGCTGGACCGAGGCCGAGAACCTGCGCGAATGCGTGCGGCTGATGAGCCCCTCGCTGCCCCGCCGCCTGGATGTGGGGGCGTTGATCACCCATCGTTTCGCCTTCGACGACGCGGAAAGCGCCTATCAATTGGTTACCGGCGGCGCCGAGCCCCATCTCGGCGTGGTGCTGGGCTATGGCGACCATTCGGCCGGGAGGGCCGAGGCCAGGGTCTTTCCCGCCGCCAAGGCCCCCGCCGGCCGCTGCGTCATGGGGGTGATCGGGGCCGGCAATTTCGCCCGCACCGTGCTGCTGCCCGAACTGGTGCGGCTGCCCAACGTGGAGTTCCGCACCTTGTGCACCCAGCGCGGCCAGACCGCCGAGCACGGGCAGCAGACCTTCGGCTTCGCCAATGCCACCACCGATGTGGATCTGGTGCTGAACGACCCGGCCATCAACGCGGTGCTGGTGGCCACCCGTCACGGCAACCACGCTGAGATGACCGCGCGGGTGCTGGAGGCCGGCAAGTCGGTGCTGGTGGAAAAGCCTCTGGCGCTGGACCGCGAGCAGCTCAACCGGGTGATCACCGCCCGCCAGGGCTCGCCCGGCTTCTTCACCATCGGCTTCAACCGCCGCTTCGCGCCGCTGACCCTCAAGGCCCGCGCCCATCTGGCCCGCCATCCCGGGCCCAAGGTGCTGATGCTGCGCGTCAACGCCGGCGCCCTGCCGGCGGAAAGCTGGGTCAACGCCGCCGAGGAAGGGGGTGGCCGCGTCCTGGGCGAGTTGTGCCATTTCATGGATCTGGCCCGCACCCTGGCGGGATCGCCCATCGCCACCGTCCAGGCCGAAAGCGCCGCCGTGACCCATGGCGGTTGTGACGACCTTTCCGTCACCCTGACCTTCAAGGACGGCTCCCTGGCCACCATTGTCTATACCGCCCAGGGCGACACCGCCCACAGCAAGGAACGCTTCGAGTGTTTCGCAGGCGGAACAGTCGCGGTGATCGACAATTTCCTGACGCTGTCCATCACCCAGGGCGGCCGTACCCGGACGGAAAAGTCCCTGGGCCAGGATAAGGGCCATCGCGCCGAGCTCGACGCCTTCACCCGCGCCGTGGCCACCGGCGGTCCGGCGCCCGCCGACGAGGCCGAACTGATCGAGACCAGCCTTGCCACCATCGCCGTGCTGGAAAGCCTGCGCGACGGGCGGCGGGTCAGCCTGGAGGACTAG
- a CDS encoding 3'-5' exonuclease, whose amino-acid sequence MTGVVVYDLEYTTWEGARERRWSGPGEHREVVQVGAVRLDDGAELSLLVKPRLNPGLSTYFTDLTGITQDQVDRAGMDFPEALCRLADFAAGADLGSNGADEGVLRENCALTGCAFPFDGRCRDLAPLLITAAGAQAHIYSCEMAATFGLNADQRAHDALGDARQVAQVLRHLLKTGRVRPSDLL is encoded by the coding sequence GTGACGGGTGTCGTGGTCTACGATCTGGAATACACCACCTGGGAGGGGGCGCGCGAACGCCGATGGTCCGGACCCGGCGAACATCGCGAGGTGGTGCAGGTCGGGGCCGTTCGCCTGGACGACGGCGCCGAGCTGTCGCTGCTGGTCAAGCCCCGCCTCAATCCAGGCTTAAGCACCTATTTCACCGATCTCACCGGCATCACCCAGGATCAGGTCGACCGTGCCGGCATGGACTTTCCCGAAGCCCTCTGCCGGCTGGCCGACTTTGCCGCCGGAGCCGATCTGGGCTCCAACGGCGCGGATGAAGGCGTCCTGCGCGAGAATTGCGCCCTGACAGGCTGCGCCTTTCCCTTCGACGGGCGCTGCCGCGACCTGGCGCCACTGCTGATCACGGCGGCGGGCGCCCAGGCCCATATCTACAGCTGCGAAATGGCCGCCACCTTCGGCCTGAATGCCGACCAGCGCGCCCACGACGCCCTGGGCGACGCCCGTCAGGTAGCCCAGGTGCTCCGCCATCTGTTGAAGACCGGACGCGTCCGGCCGTCCGATCTGCTATAA